The nucleotide window AATACAGGAAAGGTTGACATAGACGCCTAAACCTTGTCTCTCCCTCGCATTGGACAAAAACCTCCAAAGCAAATGAAGGTGGGGAAGTGGCCCTGAGCAAACCAAAAGGTAGTATCAAAACATACATCAAGAAGTATTCTCATATTTAGGGAGAACTAGATAAAAACTTTTATAGAAGGGTCCAAAGGGGTATTCATAAGCCATAACAATCATGACAACACATACAAAACTCATTCAGTCATAATTTCACATAGCTCCAGAAAAGCAAGATGATAACAAATTCAGTAGAAGATTATAAGTGTCTTCAACCAATAATGTGGTAAGTAATTTTGACCCAACAGCATAAAAGCAGATTTATGGAGAGGATGTGTTATCTTTCAGGTTTGCTTTGTCTTCCACTCTAAATACAAAGCGTCTGCTAAAGAAATAACAGCAAGATCCTATATAATCTGGTTGAGAAGTGCGATCATATCTTCCACTTAGATTATTACACTATATTTGTATTAGTTATGAAAAGCACTAAACTAGAATTATCCTAAATTTCTCCATGGGACTGAACGTTACTTTCTCTGCGATAAGGATAGAGCACTATGCCTACTTCAAGAGATCTAGTTCACTGACCTCCTAAATAATTGTGAGGCTTTTGTTATTAGTTGTATTGTTGCACAGAAAAATTGTTCTTTTTTCGGTACACATCCTTACTAACAACGGTTTCTTTTATACGAAAGAGAAGATCATAAGCTTATCAGTCTTCGACACATAGGGTCTTCTTTTTGTTATTATATATTATAGGTAATTGTTCCTATAACAAAAATGCAGATCAATGATATTTGACATTGGCTTCTCAGATCCATAGGAAAAAAATGTGTTCCGCTCGAACCAGCCAATCATGTAAAGGTCTTTCCTTAATTTCCCTATTAAAAACTTCTTTTTCGAAAAAATTACCCTAATAAAAACTAAGAATTGAGATGAAAACATTCTCCCTGCACTCACACATGCATCAAAGAGAGAAAAACATATTCAAACGGACTCAGCAGAAAGATTTTTTGCTAATTTTAGTTTTCTATAACACATAGTAAAAATCTTCCACTTCACTCTTTCGTCCAGATGAACTCAAGTAAAAGCTTTTTTTAAATAACTGTTGTGTTCGGGCTAGCTTGCGCACTCCTCGACTAATTCCATggatacctgctacctcccacccgcaacaggtaccaggtaactctatccaccaagctTGGATGGATGGAttgaaatcacctagtgtttttggCCTCCGTTGGGATTTCAtctgagacctcatggttctcactCACTTCATTGACCATTaagccacacccttgggtgcaaAACTCAAGTAAAGTTATTCTCACGGTCAGCGCCAAGATCGATACATAAGGAAGTCCTTCACTCTCTAAATTGCTAGAACACGGCACAAAACTTTTCAGAATCAGTCAAAGACTTAATAGGGTAAATTTTATTTCCACTCAATATccatcaaaaaaaatataattacaacCTCCTCTATCTTGCGTGGTAGATTCAACCAATTTCTTTAGAATGAAAAGTATCAtatccccaagagcaaggtgggaagttcttggaagGAAGGATGCCGAAGgcctatttggaaacagcctctctaccccagggaaggggtaaggtctgcgtacacactaccctccccagaccccactaagtgggattatactgggttgttgttgttgtttgttgttgaaaAGTATCACATCCCTTCCATTAAAGTGAAGACCATGCACTGAGATTGAAGGCCATGATCTATTAAGTTCTCATCCAATAGGCTCTTCTTAAATCCATAGCCACAATCAGACATGAAGAGTGATATGCAAGTCAGACTGCTTATCAAATTCTCTTTAATAATTAAGGTTGTTGATGAGTTAGAAGTTCCAATACCACTGGAAAAGATACCGGGGGAAGTGACTTCCACCAACAATACCCCAAACATATAGATTTAAACTAACCATAAATATCCACTTTAAGACTCGTAATAAGAGAAGACCTGAACTTGATATTACTGCTAACTATCATCTATTTTTCTCTGTAACGTTGTGATTAATAAGCAGCGGAATTTGTACGCCCAATTGTTCTTCCCTCCCAAGTTCCTCACCTCCTTTTATTTCTCTTACTCTCTCACACAATTGGAGGTTTGCCGGAGATGTTCGCTGGGGATTACCATCAATGTACATGTACTTCTAAGCACACTTGGCCAAGACTCACGACTGTCAAAACTGAGCAAGAGAAATTCCCGCCATGGACTGAAAACTCATATGTAAATTTGGGATTCTCCAGTCTTTGGAAACTACTCTCAAGTCTCAACTGCTGTTAACACTTCACATAGCCCAGTCTGagattttcaatttccttttgtAAGTCCTTGAGCCTGTAACTACACCATTTCCACCCTATTCGGCTTCAAAGTTGAGAAGAACCAAGGCCTAAAACTTCAGCCTTCTGTTTATTATATTAACCCAGGCAAATATTTATATCTTAACAACTCTTTGACAAATATGCTCCTAAGATTTTCTAAACAATGTCACATCTCAGACAAATCCTTTTTGTCTTGCTTCTCTACGTCTCACTGTCAACAATGATAACCTGATTGGCTGATGGTCCCAAAAATACCCCATTCCGTTGTAAGCATAATATATGGTGTATCAAAAACTTTTAATGCGTTATTTGAACATGTAAACCAACATTAATGCAATAAAACCGCAATAGAACCTATAACCTAGAAATTTTTGAATTCACACTTGGACTACAACTTAAATATAGCTTTGTGCAATGTTACTTCAAACTGCGGTAAATAATAGTAAGCAAATATAAAAAGCAAACCGTACCCCACAAGCTTGAGTGAAGAACAAGCAGAAGCGGCATTCTGTTCAAGAAACTCGCAAGCAGTGACTACGACCGGCTCTGGGAATAGCACCTGGCAAACACCCGGATAACAGAGCAATgacatcaaaaaaataaaaataaacaataaaaggCATCCACAACAAGAAAATAGACAATTGGAACAATATAACACAACAATTATCCACATAACATAACCCTAGTGACTGGCAAAGAGGATAATAGTTACCTCGTCAACATACTCATCGAGTTGAGGCTGGACGAAAGTTTGGGCAAAGAGTACACAGGGCTCCGGTCGACCCATTCCTTGTATCTGCGTACTCCCGCCGGGAGAAGTTAACCCGAATGTTTAATCTGAATCGTGTTAATGCTCTCTGCCAACGGTAACATAAGAGGATCTCAACAGCGACTAGTTCAGTCGCCGGCGACCACCCTCCGCCCAGGTAAGTCCCCTCACCCCTTTCTCCTTCCCATCATCCAacacccctctctctctctccgccATTCTCTCTCACCCTACCTCTCCTCCTTTCCCGTCTTGTCTTCTCCCCCTATTACTCCGGCGAGACACGGATCAGTCGCCGGCGAGTGGGAACAACCACAGTCAGGTTTTGGGCCTGGTTGGTCAGGTTTTGGGCCTGGTTGTAGTGCCGTGGTGACACACAAACCAGGCCCGTCTTCAAGCCAGAGGTGCGGATTCTTGTCCGGTGAGGTCAAGCTATTTTTCAGGTGGCTTTGGGCAGCGAGCGAAACGGGCACGTACAAACAGTGAAGAACAACCCGAGTATCAGCAAGGAACGACAGGAGCTGGACGCGAACGAGCTAGGTGGACGCAATATAGTCGAGTATACTAAGATAATTCCCGGGTTATACTCACGGGAATTTGGTACCTCCCGTTTGCCTATTTCCCTTTATTGTGTTAGTAAAATTGCTATCCTTTTAGTTCTTATTAGTTTAGTCACCGTATTAGGGCACCTGCAATGACATCTTGTCTTATTCTAGTTTGTTATGTGGTGTCTGTTAGTGATTACCCCTAGTCCTCCAGAGTTATAGTGGCTGCAGTCTGGGATGGTCAACAGAGTTCATGTGCGAGGGGTGGGTTGGGAGGTAGGGTGGGGGCTAGGAGGTGTATTGGGACGCAAgggaggtaaagggaacaagggtgtccatcggttgagaattgggtcatggaacgTAGGTTCATTGATAGGTAAATCTATAGAGCTGGAGAAGATCCTCAAGAAGAGGAGggttaatatagcgtgtgtccaggagacaaaGTGGGCAGGATCGAGTGCGAGGGACGCAAATGGGTATAAACTTTGGAACTCTGGAACCCAgaagggtaagaatggagtgggtatattggtggatagggaacttagagagtctgttgttgaggttagacgagtgaatgatagattgatgattattaagttggtggttggtCAGTGCACCGTAAACGTCGTCAGTGCCTATGCGCCACATAtgggcctagatgaggaggttaaacaGCGCTTTTGGGATGGGTTGGATGAGATTATATGTCAGGTACCACCTACTGAGAAGTTATTTATAGGAagggatttcaatggtcatattgggttgACCGCAGGTGTGTATAACGAAGTGCATGGAGGCTTCGattttggggagaggaacggaggaggAACCTTGTTActggacttcgctaaggctttttGGTTGGTGGTTGCTAACTATTGCTTTCTGAAGAGGGAggaacatttggttacttttcaaaatgcggtggcgaagactcagattgactatctccttcTCAGGAGACGCgacagagggttgtgcaaggattgcaaggtgattccaAGTGAGATACTCGTGACGCGACATAGGCTAttggtgatggacgttggtattatggTGAAGAGGAGGAAAATGTCTGCTCGAGGAAGATCGAGAATCAGGTGGAGAGCCTTAACTAAGGACAAAGCCCAAGAGTTGGAAGGGCGGTTGTTAGTTATGGGAGCTTGGAAGATTAGTGGTGACGCGAACTCTATGTGGTCAACTACAGCAAACTGTATAAGAGAGGCTgagagagaggtgttaggggtctcgacgggCATCTCCGGcaggcacaaaggagactggtggtggaatgaagtggtacAAGGTAAAGTGAAAGCGAAAAAAGAGGCGTACCGGGCATTAGTGGGGAGCATAAGAGAGGGGGAGAAGCGAGCttgcatggagaggtataaggtagctaggaaggaagcgaagctggcggtcacggaggctaagactgcggcttatagtcgtatgtacgaggaactaGGGGAAAAAGGAGGGGAGAATAAGTTATTTAGGTTGGCCAAGCTAAGAGAGAGGAAAGCTCGGGATTTAGACcgagtgagatgcatcaaggacgacgATGGtggagtattgatggaagattcTCAGATTAAGAagagatggcagacttactttcaaaAACTTCTTAATGAAgtaggggatcgggatattgtgctcggtgaattggagcattccgGTAGTCACAGTGACTCTGGGTACTGCAGGCGcatcgaggttgaggaggtcaTGAGAGCTAtgagtaagatgagtaggggcaaagCGACCGGGCCCGACGAGATTCCGgtagaattttggaagtgtgtggggaaaACAGGTTTGGAGTGGTTAACTAGGTTGttgaatgttatttttaaggcgaagaggatgcCAGATGAGTGGAGATGGAGTATGATGGTCCcactgtataagaacaaaggtgatatccagagttgtaacaattataggggcatcaaattactgagtcatactatgaaagtatgggagagggtggttgaagcaaGGTTGAGGATGACAGTATCCGTCTCCGACAACCAATTTGgtttcatgccgggtcgttctactACAGAAGTTGTACACCTTGTTGGAGGTTGGTTGAACAGTACAGAGATAGGAAGAAATATCTGAACATAGTGTTTATTGACTTGGaaaaagcgtatgacaaggttcctacaGAAGTTCTTTGGAGATGCTTGAAGGCAAAAGGTGTATTGGTTCTCTATATTATggcaattaaggacatgtatgatggggcaaagactcgggttaggacagtaggaggcgactttGGGATTTTCtggttgttatggggttacaaaaaggttctgcgctcagtccattcctattcgccctggtgatggacgcgttaacataTCACATTcgaggggatgtgccatggtacATGCTATTCGCcaatgacatagttctgattgacgaGTCGCAaaccggtgttaacgagaggctggaggtttggagacaaactCTTGAATCTAAGGGTTTTAAGCTTAGCAGGACAaagactgtcacacctcctttttgcgcgcccggccccgaagggtaaaaatgcgcgagtggagtttttccaatttaagtgacaatattcgaaatgggattatttatttaattcagagtcgccacttgggaaaggtttggcttttggtgtcccaagtcaccggtttatcttgaatcccaaatcgaggaaaatattcgacttttccaaatgaagtctgcgaaccagaaattctaagtaaggaattctgttgacccgaggaaaggtgttaggcatcctcgaatcccgtggttctagcacgatcgcttaaattgttataatggctaaatatctgatttaaatacatgttatgacttatgtgcttttattaagtttaaaccgctttgattattatcatttatttttatagaattgcaacgtcgtgaaaatgtatctcgaactacgttgcaatcaatgcacccgtaattgttaaacacacttcgactccgttgagatttggaatcgggtcacatcaatgtgcacccgggtttaagaatgtaatttaattaagtcgcgcctagagagtctagcgcattattatttttgtaggaagccatgaaatttgctaaaacggcctatcctgaattctaaatatttattatggttaattattgagggccccgcaatttacattttttcatttggcgaggctcgtctcattattttagaaggaacatcctaaagcgactacatttctaatgtgtttatctaaaaatagaagaaaagatgcatgTTAATTCAACTGTATGTTTGGCCAAATCCAGATTTTAGTTAATCGTCtgattaattatttgcagagtgAAGAAACGTTGTACCTCATGAAAACATGCTTTTAACttgatagaagaattatatacgagattgatgaaatgctacgactgttacaagagctccctaactttaacttattcagacaagattaattaaaattgCTTATTTGAAAATgcgactaatgatatttgaaactcatcctataaactgcctaatgaaAACTGAAACTCAAAAGCTTGAAACTGTATTATCTTTAGCTAGATCTAAACAGCCATTTGCCCTTACATATTCGAAGCATGCTGAAAGAGCGAGTTTGAGTTAACAATCGTATTGAATGGCTGCACATTTCATGGATTGTGTTTACATCTTGTATACTActaaacgaataaaatgtcacagtttcagattggcataaactttaattaagtacaaccttactaatgtaTCTCTATTAGGCTAACGGTCGAGGAACTTACatatcttaacaacatttataaaaaaaattcgtaagcaatacaacaggtgattataactccttcagaTCTTTTGATTCAGCTTTCATTGCaacatcagacagattcgaaatgtgtacctgaggaaATGCTTATAATGAAGAAGGTAGGGGAGTCAGTTGAGCAATAGAAGcgataccaaacagcagcagtaacagcaggtaccaaTAGAAcaaaaatcccagtgcaagaggcCAGTAAAGCCAATGGAGGAAGGGCAGAATGAAACAAATTCCCAGTAGTATGGAATCAGAGATCCAGGCAATCCAATTCCAGGAGAAACAAACAATACAAATCCAAACAATAGATTTAGCCGACACTTGAAAGAAGGCAGAACTGATTTGGACAGTTTGAACAAAACTGAGAGTCGAACAAACAATAGGAAGAAGACAATTTCTGATCTTTGTGATATCCCTTTCCCTATCTCCTTTATTTTCAAATTCTAATGTCAATTCTCAGTTTTGAAATCTATTTGGGTTATCAAaaagaattcttttccagtttctgttttcagaatttgaactctcaggtgttccctctcagtgtctctctctatctctgtatgCTCTGTCTGTGTATCTCTATCAGCTCTCTCTTTTCTCGTATATCCTCACAGTGTGTGTATCCCTCTATGTCTGTATGTATATATCTGTATGTATTTCCAACTCCCTTCCTATTTCTCCAGcccccccttttataagccttaaaCTTACTCCTTTTACAGCCTGATAGATTAAAagaaacccctcccatgtgcccatcttcttttcagttctactttagctatttaagtattaaaccccatcattcccttggcaggcttaactttcccattttattaactaaaagcggATATGGGCAGTAGGaggtagtctgacagcacatgctgtcaaactatttaattcaaaagggcctttatgcccatgttgtgcacatgccctccagttCAGATTACCATTACAGCCTACAccttagatttctgaaatcaaattagcaattataagtaaactgaacttagttcttaattgattcaggcaatgttcaacagaagcaaatcgatttatttttgttcagacagttgaaactaattgacgacatatgtcgactcgactatattagttataacacatacaatcgtagccaaaatcagacatttaacagtatcacacaaggttcgaattatactgactaagcagaattgtactCGAGGGGTCAGCTAATCAGCTCAAATTTGAAGCTCAACTATTCGCACAGCACGTACACATATACACATTCAGtaacaagtaaaagaaagaaacaaatcaaaCACAAAGGctcgggcaaggtggacaggacacagttaatAGAACTCAAAACAAACAAATTTCAACAATCATGAACAGCTTTTAAAACAGaacacacggactaaaacaagtaaaggaaagaaagcaaactcaccttaaaactcgaaaaatcaaaagttttgaactcggatttggacagacctttcttaaggctgaacggactttaatcgaagtgtttctcagatgagaaacacctcgattaaggtccattaggccttaatttctttggctcgaacaaaacacggaccagtgacgaggaaccctaaggttcgaaaactagatccgggattcatgcttccctggtcagattcggaccaaaccaagtatggtttggtcacgagggggtctggggagtgtctggtatgaatttagggcagatcggtgtagattaggtcccgactcgaatcttcaaatgaagattcgagaaggtgggataggattcgaggtgtgtggtcgatagatttgggttcaggacgacAAGGGGGTTCTACGGTGttaagggcgaggtcaccggcgttcatgccgccggctttcatggcgaaggtatgcaggggcggctagggtttggaaggGTTGGGGTCTTGGTGAAGACGACCTAAAGCAGGGGGGTTTGGATTAGGGCACGGGGTAaagggggaagggtttatatacggggtggatgcattgatctcaaccgttagatcgatctagatctacggtctggatccgagggcttaagtggaacggtgtcgtttcgagggtaaagggtttgggttggtccgggtggcaacgggtcgggttcctcagtgggttatggggaatcgatcttgaccgttgatcaatttgagatcaacggcccagatcgacCTGGATTaacacgacgtcgtttggacgctctGGTGTTTAGCTGGGACTGGACCGGGTAGGCCTGGTTTTTgtgcattgtttgtttgggccaattttaataaattggcccaatccggaagaagaagggatctttttattatttttatttctttttcttatttattttaaaaacaaaactaagcaaaatcaaattaaaattaaatacacactcaatacaattattcgcacacacactaaaatatttcaaaacaggtaaaatcaaacaaaataaaatcacggacgaagatgcctatttatgattttctatttaacgaccggattacggttcgaattatgcatggcacacacatttttttgtattttgttttgataaagtaaaaatgggccaaagtcataaacaattaacgaagtgccatgtaaaaatccaaaaattgtacagcagggccaattattattattttttatttcttttggagcgattgtcgtgcgaaacaaaaatcacgtgctcacagctgcccctctttgttcggaatcacgaagagttttcgtgcaaagataaagtgagcgtgtatgagcgatttttttgcctatggactactccgtgtgaaacacattttttgaaagatctgaccgaatcttgcttcaaagatttcctacatatcttgggctaaacaggaatcaggtcaatgtagttcgggaagttttggtagctgggactactatgGGATTgtaatgcttgctgctactgctgttgctgttgtcactgctgcgtcactgaccgccttattacaaccaaacgaaaattggaaactgaactaactacttatatgcatgtcaactgctagttacaagattcctatctatgattcttttacgacttgatcttgggtcttagctgattctgcttgtagactccgatctgaatcttgatgcttgcgagttgcggcgacttgtttaatctctgggatactgagtgagacgcgattggcagggttcaggaccttaaccaaatgttggagtcaattTGCCTTCCATTTACttcgatatctcgggacatcttctctcttttttcttcttttttcttcgtTGATTCCGAACcgggactcatctcgtgggtcatttcgatccatgtggctcgaggttagacctgcgggagaaaacaaatgaacgaaattttctgccccagtttcacgaggaaaatttcgttaattattcgccaggaagttcataaaattgatgaaagaggatatgcatgctcagttcagggttggagccctaatatcgactagctggggaaaggttcagtttagggtttaaaatcctaacgccgaacaaaggaagaattcagtttagggtttaaaaccctaatggtgactaaagaaaaattcagtttaaggtttaaaaccctaatgctgattgcatgggaaagctcagtttagggtttaaaaccctaatgctggctgaatgggaaaaagttcagtttagggtttaaaactctaatgctgactaaaagaaaaattcagtttagggtttaaaaccctaatgctgattgcatggaaagctcagtttagggtttaaaaccctaatgctggctgaaaggaaaaagttcagtttaaggtttaaaaccctaatgctgattaaaggaaaaattcagtttagggtttaaaaccctaatgctgattgcatggaaagctcagtttagggtttaaaaccctaatgctggctgaaaggaaaaagttcagtttagggtttaacaccctaatgctgattaaaggaaaaattcagtttagggtttaaaaccctaatgctgattgcatggaaagctcagtttagggtttaaaaccctaatgctggctgaatggaaaaggtgcagtttagggtttaaaaccctaatgctgactaaaagaaaaattcagtttagggtttaaaaccctaatgctgattgcatggaaaagctcagtttagggtttaaaaccctaatgctggctgaaaggaaaaagttcagtttagggtttaaaaccctaatgctgactaaaagaaaaattcagtttagggtttaaaaccctaatgctgattgcatggaaaagctcattttagggtttaaaaccctaatgctggctgaaaggaaaaggttcagtttagggtttaaaactctaatgctgattaaaggaaaaattcagtttagggtttaaaaccctaatgctgattgcatggaaaagctcagtttagggtttaaaaccctaatgctggctgaaaggaaaaagttcagtttagggtttaaaaccctaatgctgattaaaggaaaaattcagtttagggtttaaaaccctaatgctgattgcatgaaagctcagtttagggtttaaaaccctaatgctggctgaaaggaaaaagttcagtttagggtttaaaaccctaatgctgattaaaggaaaaattcagtttagggtttaaaaccctaatgctgattgcattgaaagctcagtttagggtttaaaaccctaatgctggctgaaaggaaaaagttcagtttagggtttaaaaccctaatgctgactaaaagaaaaattcagtttagggtttaaatccctaatgctgattgcatggaaagctcagtttagggtttaaaaccctaatgctggctaaaaggaaaaagttcagtttagggttta belongs to Nicotiana tabacum cultivar K326 chromosome 6, ASM71507v2, whole genome shotgun sequence and includes:
- the LOC107807102 gene encoding protein virilizer homolog, translating into MGRPEPCVLFAQTFVQPQLDEYVDEVLFPEPVVVTACEFLEQNAASACSSLKLVGATSPPSFALEVFVQCEGETRFRRLCQPFLYSHSSSNVLEVEAIVTNHLVVEAAIEALAWLCMETPPKILANST